A genomic stretch from Neodiprion fabricii isolate iyNeoFabr1 chromosome 3, iyNeoFabr1.1, whole genome shotgun sequence includes:
- the LOC124178379 gene encoding uncharacterized protein LOC124178379, whose amino-acid sequence MHSGRTLAVKGEKQVQCLVQSVYSTSHSYTIQPTISADGKLLSPRFLVLKEPTGKIGPIVEKTLFRPDNVYIEVSKSGKLTSDHFKIWLQHVIFPKVGSKSLLLIDSWTGHCPQVVRDVKPSNRDVKVMIIPKGITGKIQPLDVFGFRVWKNFVRHFSDNCLLMNYDIDSHLRNNIIKLQSLVHNQLSSPRYIDLFE is encoded by the exons ATGCATTCCGGAAGAACTTTAGCAGTCAAAGGAGAAAAGCAAGTACAATGTCTTGTACAATCAGTCTATTCTACGAGCCACAGTTACACTATTCAGCCGACTATATCAGCTGACGGCAAGCTGCTATCTCCACGGTTTTTGGTTTTAAAAGAACCAACTGGCAAGATTGGTCCAATAGTGGAGAAAACGCTTTTCAGACCAGATAATGTGTACATAGAAGTATCCAAGTCTGGGAAGCTTACTTCAG atcattttaaaatttggtTGCAGCATGTAATTTTCCCGAAAGTTGGTTCAAAATCTTTATTACTGATTGATTCTTGGACTGGACACTGTCCCCAAGTTGTACGTGATGTGAAACCTTCAAATAGAGACGTCAAAGTAATGATTATACCTAAAGGAATTACCGGAAAAATCCAGCCCCTCGATGTTTTTGGATTCCgagtatggaaaaattttgtgagacatttttctgataattgtCTTTTGATGAATTATGATATTGATTCGCATTTGAGAAACAATATCATAAAGCTTCAGTCACTTGTTCATAACCAACTATCTTCACCACGTTATATCGATCTTTTCGAATAG